A window of the Gemmatirosa kalamazoonensis genome harbors these coding sequences:
- a CDS encoding metallophosphoesterase family protein codes for MAPIAALYDVHGNLPALDAALAAAEAAGAREIIVGGDVVLGPMPREALERLQALGPRARFLRGNCDRLVVSAFDGEPLDRMPARLRGPVEWTAAQLDRSHRDFLAALPTTLTAEAPGLGEVLFCHATPRNDEEIFTVRSPDERVRPMLAGVTQSVVVCGHTHMQFDRRVGDVRVLNAGSVGMPYGRRGAHWLLLDDDARHQRTDYDYDAAAARVRATAYPNAEDFASRSVLDPQSEEEILALFERS; via the coding sequence ATGGCACCGATCGCCGCGCTGTACGACGTGCACGGCAACCTTCCCGCGCTCGATGCGGCGCTCGCGGCGGCGGAAGCGGCGGGGGCACGCGAGATCATCGTCGGCGGCGACGTCGTACTCGGCCCGATGCCGCGCGAGGCGCTGGAGCGGCTGCAGGCGTTAGGCCCGCGCGCGCGCTTCCTGCGCGGCAACTGCGACCGGCTGGTGGTGAGCGCGTTCGACGGCGAGCCGCTCGACCGGATGCCGGCCCGGCTGCGCGGGCCGGTGGAGTGGACCGCGGCGCAGCTCGACCGCAGCCACCGCGACTTCCTCGCCGCGCTGCCGACGACGCTCACGGCGGAGGCGCCGGGGCTCGGCGAGGTGCTGTTCTGTCACGCGACGCCGCGGAACGACGAGGAGATCTTCACCGTGCGCAGCCCCGACGAGCGCGTGCGGCCGATGCTCGCGGGAGTCACGCAGTCCGTGGTGGTGTGCGGGCACACGCACATGCAGTTCGACCGCCGCGTGGGCGACGTGCGCGTGCTGAACGCGGGGAGCGTGGGCATGCCGTACGGCCGGCGCGGCGCCCACTGGCTGCTGCTCGACGACGACGCGCGGCACCAGCGCACCGACTACGACTACGACGCGGCGGCCGCGCGCGTGCGCGCGACGGCGTACCCGAACGCCGAGGACTTCGCATCGCGGTCGGTGCTGGATCCACAGAGCGAGGAAGAGATCCTCGCGCTGTTCGAGCGTTCGTGA
- a CDS encoding carboxypeptidase-like regulatory domain-containing protein has product MTSRRLLAAAACLLATRAAGAQGTIVGTVYDSLSRGPLRGAEVALDATNGVGVPRSVTTDASGGFRFDSVTAGEYALSFSHPTLDSLGIGVAPARVRVGSDTSALHLATPSLRTIARRACPGLEPDTAGMLVGRVRRTSDGAPVPARVAVQWSEWEPAGKSVTTRLHTIAVRTTDGGAYVACGVPNDVVVTVQALARSADSAAVEEGEVQVDLHDKVVTMQDLAVAPSLRAAAQSGARAAGTATLVLVVRDAEGKPVSTAHADVEGATAVADDSGAVRLARVPAGSRVATVRALGYEPATVSVTLPADASRTERVTLARSRVTLLGTVRVNAQRATLLDRTGFEFRRQAGFGQFVTAEQFEQRQAQHVSDVLKTIPGLRMKPLQNGIGYVPVSTRSPFGNSCVLSVFIDRMRQTMTDGMSIDDLVNPLDVRGIEVYLGAAEVPSEFRNSQSVCGAIIVWTRGFRP; this is encoded by the coding sequence ATGACCTCTCGCAGACTGCTCGCCGCCGCGGCGTGCCTGCTCGCGACGCGTGCCGCGGGGGCGCAGGGCACGATCGTGGGCACGGTGTACGACAGCCTGTCGCGCGGCCCGCTGCGAGGCGCCGAGGTCGCCCTCGATGCCACGAACGGCGTCGGTGTGCCGCGCTCGGTGACGACCGACGCGAGCGGCGGCTTCCGCTTCGACTCGGTGACGGCCGGGGAGTACGCGCTGTCGTTCTCGCACCCGACGCTCGATTCGTTAGGCATCGGCGTCGCGCCGGCGCGCGTGCGCGTGGGGAGCGACACGAGCGCGCTGCACCTCGCGACGCCGTCGCTGCGCACGATCGCGCGGCGCGCCTGCCCGGGGCTCGAGCCGGACACCGCCGGCATGCTCGTGGGACGCGTGCGGCGCACGAGCGACGGCGCGCCGGTGCCGGCGCGCGTGGCGGTGCAGTGGTCGGAGTGGGAGCCCGCGGGCAAGTCGGTGACGACGCGGCTGCACACGATCGCCGTGCGCACGACGGACGGCGGCGCGTACGTCGCATGCGGGGTGCCCAACGACGTCGTGGTGACGGTGCAGGCGCTCGCCCGCAGCGCCGACTCGGCCGCGGTGGAGGAGGGCGAGGTGCAGGTCGACCTGCACGACAAGGTCGTCACGATGCAGGATCTCGCCGTCGCGCCGTCGCTGCGGGCCGCCGCGCAGTCGGGCGCGCGAGCCGCGGGCACGGCGACGCTGGTGCTCGTGGTGCGCGATGCGGAGGGGAAGCCAGTGTCCACGGCGCATGCCGACGTGGAGGGCGCGACGGCGGTGGCCGACGACAGCGGCGCGGTGCGACTCGCGCGCGTGCCCGCGGGAAGCCGAGTGGCGACGGTGCGCGCGCTGGGCTACGAGCCGGCGACGGTGTCGGTGACGCTGCCGGCCGACGCGTCGCGCACGGAGCGGGTGACGCTGGCGCGGTCGCGAGTGACGCTGCTCGGCACGGTGCGCGTGAACGCGCAGCGCGCGACGCTGCTCGACCGCACAGGATTCGAGTTCCGACGCCAGGCCGGCTTCGGGCAGTTCGTGACGGCGGAGCAGTTCGAGCAGCGGCAGGCGCAGCACGTGTCCGACGTGCTGAAGACGATCCCGGGGCTGCGCATGAAGCCGTTGCAGAACGGCATCGGCTACGTGCCGGTGTCGACGCGGAGCCCGTTCGGCAACAGCTGCGTGCTGAGCGTGTTCATCGATCGCATGCGGCAGACGATGACGGACGGCATGTCGATCGACGACCTCGTGAACCCGCTCGACGTGCGCGGCATCGAGGTCTACCTCGGCGCGGCCGAGGTGCCGAGCGAGTTCCGCAACAGCCAGAGCGTCTGCGGCGCGATCATCGTGTGGACGCGCGGCTTCCGACCCTGA
- a CDS encoding M1 family metallopeptidase has protein sequence MTKAMMKSATLVLLVTLGATAGGSAAAQDTTRFTRADSLRGGNGPGRSWWDVEFYDLRVSVSPADSSIRGSNGITYRVLQPAREMQIDLMTPLVVDSMVQDGRRLTFRRDSNAFFATLAARQRTGERRTVTVYYHGRPRVARRPPWDGGYAWQRDSLGNAWVATANQGLGASVWWPNKDTQADEPDSQRVAITVPDPMVDVSNGRLRTVTHHDDGTTTWEWFVTNPINNYDVAVNAGAYEHFSGVFRGERGPLTLDFWPLAFHREAAEQQFRQVPAMLACFEHWFGPYPWYRDGYKLVEAPHLGMEHQSAVAYGNKYLQGYLGRDRSGSGYGVLWDFIIVHESAHEWWGNAITTKDIADMWVHEAFANYAEALYTECRFGKEAGAAYAVGGRRNVRNDAPIVGRYGVNDEGSGDMYDKGGNMLHTIRQLVQDDEKWRRVLRGLQSTFGGKTVTGADVQRYMTEQSGVDLGRVFAQYLTTTKIPVLEYKAEGTMLSYRWAEVVPGFDMPVRASVGGQPARWIKPTESWQTASLSAGAPATIRVDENFYVLTRDVLAPPKTTGAAP, from the coding sequence GTGACCAAGGCGATGATGAAATCGGCGACGCTGGTGCTGCTCGTCACGCTCGGCGCCACGGCGGGCGGCTCGGCCGCCGCGCAGGACACGACGCGGTTCACGCGCGCGGACTCGCTGCGCGGCGGGAACGGACCGGGACGGTCCTGGTGGGACGTCGAGTTCTACGACCTGCGAGTGTCCGTCTCGCCAGCGGACAGCTCGATCCGCGGCTCGAACGGGATCACGTACCGGGTGCTGCAGCCCGCGCGCGAGATGCAGATCGACCTCATGACGCCGCTCGTGGTCGACAGCATGGTGCAGGACGGCCGGCGGCTGACGTTCCGGCGCGACTCCAACGCGTTCTTCGCCACGCTCGCGGCGCGGCAGCGCACCGGGGAACGGCGCACCGTCACCGTCTACTACCACGGCAGGCCGCGCGTCGCGCGCCGCCCACCGTGGGACGGCGGGTACGCGTGGCAGCGCGACTCGCTCGGGAACGCGTGGGTCGCGACGGCGAACCAGGGGCTCGGCGCGAGCGTGTGGTGGCCGAACAAGGACACGCAGGCCGACGAGCCGGACTCGCAGCGCGTCGCGATCACGGTGCCCGACCCGATGGTGGACGTGTCGAACGGGCGGCTGCGCACAGTGACGCACCACGACGACGGGACCACGACGTGGGAGTGGTTCGTCACGAACCCGATCAACAACTACGACGTCGCGGTGAACGCCGGCGCGTACGAGCACTTCTCGGGCGTGTTCCGCGGCGAGCGCGGCCCGCTCACGCTCGACTTCTGGCCGCTCGCGTTCCACCGGGAGGCGGCGGAGCAGCAGTTCCGACAGGTGCCGGCGATGCTCGCGTGCTTCGAGCACTGGTTCGGGCCATACCCGTGGTACCGCGACGGATACAAGCTCGTGGAGGCGCCGCATCTCGGCATGGAGCACCAGAGCGCGGTGGCGTACGGCAACAAGTACCTGCAGGGCTATCTCGGGCGCGACCGGTCGGGGAGCGGCTACGGCGTGCTGTGGGACTTCATCATCGTGCACGAGAGCGCGCACGAGTGGTGGGGCAACGCCATCACGACGAAGGACATCGCCGACATGTGGGTGCACGAGGCGTTCGCGAACTACGCGGAGGCGCTGTACACCGAGTGCCGCTTCGGCAAGGAAGCGGGCGCCGCGTACGCGGTGGGCGGTCGGCGCAACGTGCGCAACGACGCGCCGATCGTCGGCCGCTACGGCGTGAACGACGAGGGATCCGGCGACATGTACGACAAGGGCGGCAACATGCTGCACACGATCCGCCAGCTCGTGCAGGACGACGAGAAGTGGCGGCGCGTGCTGCGCGGCCTGCAATCGACGTTCGGCGGCAAGACGGTGACGGGTGCCGACGTGCAGCGCTACATGACCGAGCAGAGCGGCGTGGATCTCGGCCGGGTGTTCGCGCAGTACCTGACGACGACGAAGATCCCGGTGCTCGAGTACAAGGCCGAGGGCACGATGCTGTCGTACCGGTGGGCGGAGGTGGTGCCGGGGTTCGACATGCCGGTGCGCGCGAGCGTCGGCGGACAGCCGGCCCGCTGGATCAAGCCCACGGAGAGCTGGCAGACGGCGTCGCTGTCGGCGGGCGCGCCGGCGACGATCCGCGTGGACGAGAACTTCTACGTGCTGACACGCGACGTGCTCGCGCCGCCGAAGACGACGGGAGCGGCGCCATGA
- a CDS encoding HdeD family acid-resistance protein: protein MLDAMTGNWWATALRGGATVLFGLLALVTPGLTLDGLVSLFGAYALLDGTVALFLGWRARAAGADARELLVGAVTSVAIGLVTLLWADVNAFELLLLVGVRALVAGLAEGIAALRGRREGPADRLTVVVPAVAAAFGLLFLVIPATGADTVLWWIALYGFAVGALHLALGLRLRGAAHGDSDARGLSAA, encoded by the coding sequence ATGCTGGACGCGATGACGGGCAACTGGTGGGCGACCGCGCTCCGGGGTGGGGCCACCGTGCTGTTCGGGCTCCTGGCGCTGGTGACCCCCGGACTGACGCTCGACGGCCTGGTCTCGCTGTTCGGCGCCTACGCGCTCCTCGACGGAACGGTCGCCCTGTTCCTCGGCTGGCGCGCCCGCGCGGCGGGTGCGGACGCGCGCGAGCTGCTCGTCGGCGCGGTGACGAGCGTCGCCATCGGGCTCGTGACGCTGCTCTGGGCCGACGTCAACGCGTTCGAGCTGCTCTTGCTCGTCGGCGTGCGCGCGCTCGTCGCCGGGCTGGCCGAGGGGATCGCCGCGCTCCGCGGGCGCCGCGAGGGGCCGGCCGATCGTTTGACGGTCGTCGTCCCCGCCGTCGCCGCGGCGTTCGGGCTGCTGTTCCTCGTGATTCCGGCGACCGGCGCCGACACGGTGCTCTGGTGGATCGCGCTGTACGGGTTCGCGGTCGGCGCGCTGCATCTCGCCCTCGGCCTCCGGCTGCGCGGGGCCGCGCACGGCGACTCCGACGCGCGCGGCCTGAGCGCCGCGTAG
- a CDS encoding ATP-grasp domain-containing protein yields MIGIYHEHPDWFRPLFAELERRGLPYERIDAANHLYDPTETSVPWSLVFNRASPSAYLRDARQTTFHTLHWVRHLERLGVPVVNGSSAYAQELSKATQIDILQELGIPHPRTRVINSAARAVEAARGLRYPVLVKANVGGSGAGIVRYDNEEHLATAAQAGLLDLGVDGTALVQEYAPLRDGRITRVETLGGDFLYAINVYPADTGFNLCPADACITGEGVELSRAACALDAPKNGLRVERADPPAEIIDAIERIARRTQLDVGGIEYLVDDRDGQWYVYDINALSNFVADAPNVIGFDPFVNLVDYLEARLSSATLHGPRSPLAASGAGASAERGAWSVEGV; encoded by the coding sequence ATGATCGGCATCTATCACGAGCACCCCGACTGGTTCCGCCCCCTGTTCGCGGAGCTGGAGCGGCGCGGTCTGCCCTACGAGCGGATCGACGCGGCGAACCACCTGTACGATCCGACCGAGACATCGGTCCCCTGGTCGCTGGTGTTCAACCGCGCGTCGCCGTCGGCATACCTGCGCGATGCCCGCCAGACCACGTTCCACACGCTGCACTGGGTCCGGCACCTCGAGCGCCTCGGCGTCCCCGTCGTGAACGGGTCGTCGGCGTACGCGCAGGAGCTCTCCAAGGCGACGCAGATCGACATCCTGCAGGAGCTCGGGATCCCGCACCCGCGGACGCGCGTCATCAACAGCGCGGCGCGCGCGGTCGAGGCGGCGCGCGGCCTTCGCTATCCGGTGCTCGTGAAGGCGAACGTCGGCGGCAGCGGCGCCGGCATCGTGCGCTACGACAACGAGGAGCATCTCGCCACCGCCGCGCAGGCGGGTCTCCTCGACCTCGGCGTCGACGGCACCGCGCTCGTGCAGGAGTACGCGCCGCTGCGCGACGGCCGCATCACGCGCGTCGAGACGTTGGGCGGCGACTTCCTGTACGCCATCAACGTCTACCCGGCCGACACGGGCTTCAACCTCTGCCCGGCCGACGCGTGCATCACCGGCGAGGGCGTGGAGCTGTCGCGCGCAGCGTGCGCGCTCGACGCGCCGAAGAACGGGCTCCGCGTGGAGCGCGCCGACCCGCCCGCGGAGATCATCGACGCGATCGAGCGCATCGCGCGCCGCACGCAGCTCGACGTCGGCGGCATCGAGTACCTCGTCGACGACCGCGACGGGCAGTGGTACGTCTACGACATCAACGCGCTGTCGAACTTCGTCGCCGACGCGCCGAACGTGATCGGCTTCGACCCGTTCGTGAACCTCGTCGACTACCTCGAGGCCCGGCTGAGCTCCGCGACGCTCCACGGTCCACGCTCGCCGCTCGCCGCGAGCGGCGCCGGAGCGAGCGCGGAGCGTGGAGCGTGGAGTGTGGAGGGAGTCTGA
- a CDS encoding LLM class flavin-dependent oxidoreductase — MRYGYWMPVFGGWLRNVDDEGMAASWEYVRRLARRSEQIGYDLSLVAELFLNDIKGIEADSLEAWTAASALAAVTERLELMVAVRPTFHPPAILAKQAATLDQISGGRLSLNVVSSWWKDEARRYGVQFDEHDDRYARTSEWLDVLDGAWRENGFTFTGKYYRAEETVLSPKPLRLAGRPRPTIYAGGESEAAKSLIASKCDAYVMHGDPVDVIAGRVSDMRARREALGLPPLRFGMAAYAIVRTTEAEARRELARITTVKPDSPGFANFGDWTTNTQLERPLALQDYSVSNRGLRAGFVGTAEQVAERVRAYADVGVDLLLLQSSPQLEEMERFAAEVMPLVPEGARAEAAA; from the coding sequence ATGCGGTATGGTTATTGGATGCCCGTCTTCGGCGGCTGGCTGCGCAACGTCGACGACGAGGGCATGGCGGCGAGCTGGGAGTACGTCCGCCGGCTCGCCCGCCGCTCGGAGCAGATCGGCTACGACCTGTCGCTCGTGGCGGAGCTGTTCCTGAACGACATCAAGGGGATCGAGGCCGACTCGCTCGAAGCGTGGACCGCCGCGTCGGCGCTCGCTGCGGTCACCGAGCGGCTGGAGCTCATGGTCGCCGTCAGGCCGACGTTCCACCCGCCGGCGATCCTCGCGAAGCAGGCCGCGACGCTCGACCAGATCAGCGGCGGGCGGCTGTCGCTGAACGTCGTCAGCTCGTGGTGGAAGGACGAGGCGCGCCGCTACGGCGTGCAGTTCGACGAGCACGACGACCGCTATGCCCGCACGAGCGAGTGGCTCGACGTGCTCGACGGCGCGTGGCGCGAGAACGGCTTCACGTTCACCGGGAAGTACTACCGGGCCGAGGAGACCGTGCTGTCGCCGAAGCCGCTCCGGCTCGCGGGTCGTCCGCGCCCGACGATCTACGCCGGCGGCGAGAGCGAGGCGGCGAAGTCGCTCATCGCGTCGAAGTGCGACGCGTACGTCATGCACGGTGATCCCGTCGACGTCATCGCCGGCCGTGTGTCCGACATGCGCGCGCGCCGCGAGGCGTTAGGCCTGCCGCCGCTGCGATTCGGCATGGCCGCCTACGCGATCGTGCGCACCACCGAGGCGGAGGCGAGGCGCGAGCTCGCGCGCATCACGACGGTGAAGCCCGACTCGCCGGGGTTCGCGAACTTCGGCGACTGGACGACGAACACGCAGCTCGAGCGCCCGCTGGCGCTGCAGGATTACTCGGTCTCGAACCGCGGGCTGCGCGCGGGGTTCGTCGGCACGGCGGAGCAGGTCGCCGAGCGCGTACGCGCCTATGCCGACGTGGGCGTCGATCTCCTGCTGCTGCAGAGCAGCCCGCAGCTCGAGGAGATGGAGCGCTTCGCGGCGGAGGTGATGCCGCTCGTGCCGGAGGGCGCCCGCGCGGAGGCGGCCGCCTGA
- the rpsU gene encoding 30S ribosomal protein S21 → MIEIQLEEGDRIDWALKSFKRMVQRAGVLAEVRRRRHYVKPSEARQLKSEAAQRRARAARNKNRG, encoded by the coding sequence ATGATCGAGATCCAGCTGGAAGAGGGCGACCGCATCGACTGGGCGCTGAAGTCGTTCAAGCGGATGGTCCAGCGCGCGGGCGTGCTCGCCGAGGTGCGCCGCCGCCGCCACTACGTGAAGCCGAGCGAGGCGCGCCAGCTCAAGAGCGAGGCCGCCCAGCGTCGCGCCCGCGCGGCGCGCAACAAGAACCGGGGCTGA
- a CDS encoding MGMT family protein, which yields MRRDPSGSWSRIYRVVARIPAGRVATYGQVATLAGLPGHARLVGYALAGLPDGSPLPWQRVINAAGRVSTRRDGPGGTVLQRLRLEQEGVRFDARGRVNFEEFGWRPRVRAKRR from the coding sequence GTGCGACGCGATCCGTCCGGGAGCTGGAGCCGCATCTATCGGGTCGTGGCGCGCATCCCTGCGGGGCGCGTCGCGACGTACGGCCAGGTCGCGACGCTCGCCGGGCTGCCGGGACACGCGCGCCTCGTCGGCTACGCGCTCGCCGGACTGCCCGACGGCAGCCCGCTCCCCTGGCAGCGCGTCATCAACGCCGCGGGGCGCGTGAGCACCCGCCGCGACGGCCCCGGCGGCACCGTGCTCCAGCGGCTCCGGCTGGAGCAGGAAGGCGTGCGGTTCGACGCGCGCGGGCGGGTGAACTTCGAGGAGTTCGGCTGGCGGCCGCGCGTGAGGGCGAAGAGACGCTAG
- a CDS encoding SDR family NAD(P)-dependent oxidoreductase — protein MPDLTDRVALVTGAGRGLGRAMALHLAAAGARVAVLARSADDVGETASLVERAGGRALPCVADVTDAAAIERAFADAERALGPLDVVVNNAGHGGIPGPVWACDPDDWWRTQEVNVRGALLGLRAALSRMVPRGRGRVVNVSSRAGNAAIPFASAYVTSKTALTRLTEVAAAEARPYGVFVFAIEPGTVRTAMTEELMSSDAGRAWLPWYRATFDEGRDASPDDAARLVVRLAAGDADPLAGRLVSRADDLDALVADAERIAREERLVLRLAR, from the coding sequence ATGCCCGACCTCACCGACCGCGTCGCACTCGTCACGGGTGCCGGACGTGGGCTCGGACGCGCGATGGCGCTGCATCTCGCCGCGGCCGGCGCGCGCGTCGCCGTGCTCGCCCGCTCCGCCGACGACGTGGGTGAGACCGCGTCGCTCGTCGAGCGCGCGGGCGGGCGCGCGCTTCCCTGCGTGGCCGACGTCACCGACGCCGCGGCGATCGAGCGCGCGTTCGCCGACGCGGAGCGCGCGCTCGGTCCGCTCGACGTCGTGGTGAACAACGCGGGACACGGCGGTATTCCAGGTCCCGTGTGGGCGTGCGATCCGGACGACTGGTGGCGCACGCAGGAGGTGAACGTGCGCGGCGCGCTGCTCGGCCTGCGGGCCGCGCTGTCGCGCATGGTGCCGCGCGGCCGCGGGCGCGTGGTGAACGTGTCGAGCCGCGCCGGCAACGCGGCGATCCCGTTCGCGTCGGCGTACGTCACGAGCAAGACCGCGCTCACCCGCCTAACGGAAGTCGCGGCGGCCGAGGCCCGGCCGTACGGCGTGTTCGTGTTCGCCATCGAGCCGGGGACCGTGCGCACGGCGATGACCGAGGAGCTGATGTCGTCCGACGCCGGACGCGCGTGGCTGCCGTGGTACCGCGCCACGTTCGACGAGGGGCGCGACGCGTCGCCGGACGATGCCGCGCGGCTCGTCGTGCGCCTCGCCGCGGGCGACGCCGACCCGCTCGCGGGCCGGCTCGTGAGCCGCGCCGACGACCTCGATGCGCTCGTCGCCGACGCGGAGCGCATCGCGCGCGAGGAGCGGCTCGTGCTGCGGCTGGCGCGCTGA
- a CDS encoding energy transducer TonB, whose translation MLFHLIETGRHRMWHPGSTFWSTGAHAALVASVVAGSMPAHQQSERVEREVVYLLPTLPSAPRMPSDARVRYQSGDLGVRPRAAAGWMAAQRGRRALRPAELPSPSPIVPVVFDSVAHAGSPVFVAAELDRVVERDPLSAAPAYPPDLEAQQVEGAVRAEWVVDSTGYADTTTFRIISATHPGFAEAVRVALPLMRFHPAELSGRAVAQMVRQEFTFRIRLPEPESPRVPRP comes from the coding sequence GTGCTCTTCCATCTCATCGAGACCGGGCGCCACCGGATGTGGCATCCCGGATCCACGTTCTGGAGCACGGGCGCACACGCTGCGCTCGTCGCCTCCGTCGTGGCCGGCTCCATGCCGGCGCACCAGCAGTCCGAGCGCGTGGAGCGCGAGGTCGTGTACCTGCTCCCCACGCTGCCGTCGGCGCCGCGCATGCCGTCCGACGCGCGTGTCCGCTACCAGAGCGGCGACCTGGGCGTGCGCCCCCGTGCCGCCGCGGGATGGATGGCCGCGCAGCGCGGTCGCCGGGCGCTGCGGCCCGCCGAGCTGCCGTCGCCGTCGCCCATCGTGCCGGTGGTGTTCGACAGCGTGGCGCACGCGGGGAGCCCGGTGTTCGTCGCCGCGGAGCTCGACCGCGTGGTGGAGCGCGACCCGCTGAGCGCCGCGCCGGCGTACCCGCCGGACCTGGAGGCGCAGCAGGTGGAGGGCGCCGTGCGCGCGGAGTGGGTCGTGGACTCGACCGGCTACGCGGACACCACGACGTTCCGCATCATCTCCGCGACGCATCCGGGGTTCGCCGAGGCGGTGCGCGTGGCGCTGCCGCTCATGCGATTCCATCCCGCGGAGCTCTCGGGCCGCGCGGTCGCGCAGATGGTGCGTCAGGAGTTCACGTTCCGCATCCGCCTGCCGGAGCCCGAGTCGCCGCGCGTACCGCGTCCGTAG